In Alteromonas naphthalenivorans, one DNA window encodes the following:
- the lgt gene encoding prolipoprotein diacylglyceryl transferase, giving the protein MAESSYLVFPSIDPIIFSLGPLSVRWYGMMYLVGFIAAYLLAQKRLSRTEWTRDQLSDLLFWSFVGVILGGRIGYVFFYQFGMFLENPLYLFKIWAGGMSFHGGLVGVLVALMWQAKRMKATFLQLGDFVAPLVPIGLGAGRIGNFLNAELWGRTTDVPWAIIFPNAGNVPRHPSQLYEFALEGVLLFVILWLYSAKPRPVGAVSGVFLLGYGSFRFIVEYFREPDAHIGLYQMGLSQGQLLCLPMIALGIGLIVRAYTRQQQQTKQ; this is encoded by the coding sequence ATGGCTGAAAGCAGTTATTTGGTTTTTCCCAGTATAGACCCTATTATTTTTAGCCTCGGGCCATTAAGTGTCCGTTGGTACGGCATGATGTACCTCGTTGGTTTTATTGCCGCGTATTTGTTAGCGCAGAAGCGTTTGTCGCGCACTGAATGGACGCGAGATCAACTTAGCGACTTATTGTTCTGGAGCTTTGTTGGTGTGATTTTAGGTGGTCGTATTGGCTATGTGTTCTTCTATCAGTTTGGCATGTTTCTAGAAAACCCCCTCTACCTGTTTAAAATATGGGCCGGTGGTATGTCGTTCCATGGCGGGCTTGTTGGCGTATTAGTGGCGTTAATGTGGCAAGCTAAGCGAATGAAAGCCACCTTCTTGCAATTAGGCGATTTCGTCGCACCACTAGTTCCCATTGGTTTAGGCGCAGGACGCATCGGAAACTTCCTTAACGCTGAATTATGGGGCCGTACCACTGATGTGCCTTGGGCTATCATTTTCCCAAACGCCGGTAATGTGCCTCGCCATCCTTCCCAGTTATATGAATTTGCCTTGGAAGGCGTATTATTGTTTGTTATTTTGTGGCTTTATTCTGCCAAACCTCGACCGGTTGGCGCGGTAAGTGGTGTCTTTTTACTTGGTTATGGGAGTTTCCGTTTTATCGTGGAATACTTTAGAGAGCCAGATGCTCACATTGGTTTATACCAAATGGGGCTTAGCCAAGGGCAGCTATTATGTTTACCTATGATTGCATTAGGCATAGGGCTAATAGTGCGCGCCTACACCCGCCAACAGCAACAAACTAAACAATAA
- the ptsP gene encoding phosphoenolpyruvate--protein phosphotransferase, protein MLTTLKRIVQEMNQIPALDTALFRLASRVKQTLDVDSCSIYLADYEKQTFILKATDGLHPDAVEQVHIGFSEGLIGLVGQREEPLNIVNAQHHPRFKHYPEVKEENYNAFLGTPIIHQRKVLGVITLQQSEMRRFSEDEEAFLVTLAAQLALEITNADMRGALNNTANVNSIALQKNVSGIAGSPGLAIGKGFSPDKSLNLKNWVVKRSKNPNDEIQTYRKGVEVTRQHVDGLSKSLDDDIPDDVKSIFQLYHHLLDANSLGREVEEKIRQGWDAASSLKMVVENYAARFRAMDDPYMQERAIDIVDLSDRILANILTEGQGQKLVEKLATEDSILVADEVSATMLAEFPREKLKGIISIRGSNNSHAAILARAMGVPAVMGCQNVSPALLEGKELLLDGYAGEVIVSPERNIKTEFIQLIEEESAITERIDAEAGQPCESVDGCRMSLYINAGLSAEAELNAGHIGSGIGLYRTEIPFMLRERFPSEQEQVELYRQILESAPDLPITMRTLDVGGDKPLPYFPINEENPFLGWRGIRLTLDHPEIFLVQVRAMLRASIGLKNLRIMLPMISTVAEVQEAKRLVNQAYFEICDEVCESGEVLQRPKLGIMLEVPSVLYQLPQLAKHVDFFSVGSNDLTQYLLAVDRNNTRVAGLYNSYHPAVLAALYDIVQQSNENQIPVTICGEIAGEPAGAILLMGMGYRRLSMNAFNIRKINWLIRKVSLAESKQLLSLALTSQSHEQVFGHLNEYLETKGLGGLIRAGA, encoded by the coding sequence ATGTTAACCACGCTTAAACGTATCGTGCAGGAAATGAATCAAATTCCTGCGCTAGATACTGCCTTGTTTCGTCTGGCATCTCGCGTTAAACAAACGCTGGATGTAGACTCATGCTCTATTTATCTTGCCGATTACGAGAAACAAACCTTTATTCTAAAGGCTACCGACGGTCTGCACCCTGATGCAGTAGAGCAAGTTCATATAGGCTTTTCTGAAGGCTTAATTGGCTTAGTCGGTCAGCGTGAAGAACCGCTTAACATTGTTAACGCCCAGCATCATCCTCGATTCAAACACTACCCTGAAGTTAAAGAAGAAAATTACAACGCATTTTTGGGTACGCCCATTATTCACCAGCGTAAAGTGTTAGGCGTCATTACCCTACAGCAAAGTGAAATGCGCCGTTTCAGTGAAGACGAAGAAGCATTCTTAGTCACCCTCGCTGCCCAGCTAGCGCTTGAAATTACCAATGCTGACATGCGCGGCGCACTAAACAATACCGCCAATGTAAACAGTATTGCACTGCAAAAAAATGTCTCTGGTATTGCGGGTTCGCCCGGCTTAGCAATTGGTAAAGGCTTCTCACCAGATAAGTCACTTAATTTAAAAAACTGGGTTGTTAAACGCAGTAAAAATCCAAACGACGAAATCCAAACCTACCGCAAAGGCGTGGAAGTCACGCGCCAACACGTGGATGGATTATCGAAAAGTTTAGATGACGATATTCCAGATGACGTTAAATCCATATTTCAGCTTTATCACCATTTACTTGATGCCAATAGCTTAGGCCGCGAGGTAGAAGAGAAAATCAGGCAAGGTTGGGATGCTGCGTCGTCACTTAAAATGGTGGTCGAAAATTACGCCGCACGTTTTCGCGCGATGGACGACCCTTACATGCAAGAGCGTGCCATCGATATCGTCGACCTTTCCGATCGTATTTTGGCGAATATTCTTACCGAAGGCCAAGGGCAAAAGCTGGTAGAAAAACTCGCCACCGAAGATAGTATTTTGGTGGCCGATGAAGTATCGGCAACCATGCTGGCTGAGTTTCCAAGAGAAAAGCTCAAAGGCATTATCTCTATACGGGGGTCAAACAACTCTCATGCCGCTATTTTAGCAAGGGCAATGGGTGTGCCTGCGGTGATGGGGTGTCAGAATGTGTCTCCTGCACTGCTTGAGGGTAAAGAGCTTTTACTCGATGGTTATGCAGGTGAGGTAATTGTTTCCCCAGAGCGGAACATCAAAACTGAATTTATTCAGCTTATTGAAGAAGAGTCGGCAATAACCGAGCGCATAGACGCCGAAGCCGGGCAGCCTTGTGAAAGCGTAGATGGCTGTCGCATGTCGCTATACATCAATGCGGGTTTGTCTGCTGAAGCCGAGCTTAATGCTGGGCATATTGGCTCGGGTATTGGTCTGTACCGTACTGAAATTCCCTTTATGCTACGGGAGCGTTTTCCTTCTGAGCAAGAGCAAGTTGAGCTTTATCGCCAAATCTTAGAGTCGGCACCCGATTTACCGATTACCATGCGTACCCTTGATGTGGGAGGAGACAAACCCCTTCCTTATTTCCCCATCAATGAAGAGAACCCGTTCTTAGGGTGGCGGGGCATACGGTTAACACTCGATCACCCCGAGATATTCTTGGTACAAGTACGGGCCATGCTAAGAGCCAGTATTGGGCTTAAAAACCTACGCATTATGTTACCAATGATATCCACGGTGGCAGAAGTGCAAGAAGCCAAGCGCTTAGTTAACCAAGCCTACTTTGAGATATGTGACGAGGTTTGTGAGTCGGGTGAAGTACTTCAGCGGCCTAAGTTAGGTATCATGTTAGAAGTACCCTCGGTATTGTATCAACTGCCGCAGCTTGCGAAACACGTAGATTTCTTCTCGGTGGGCAGTAACGACTTAACGCAATACTTGTTGGCGGTAGACAGAAACAATACTCGTGTGGCGGGGCTGTACAACAGCTACCATCCTGCGGTATTGGCTGCACTCTACGACATTGTGCAGCAATCAAACGAGAACCAAATCCCTGTTACCATTTGCGGCGAGATTGCCGGTGAACCGGCAGGTGCTATTTTATTAATGGGCATGGGGTATCGTCGTTTAAGTATGAATGCGTTCAATATTCGAAAAATTAATTGGCTTATTCGTAAGGTTTCGCTGGCGGAAAGCAAACAGCTTCTTTCTCTCGCGTTAACGTCGCAAAGCCATGAACAAGTATTCGGACATTTAAACGAATATTTAGAAACAAAAGGCTTAGGTGGGTTAATACGGGCAGGTGCGTAA
- a CDS encoding helix-turn-helix domain-containing protein codes for MKADMVYDYALYAALFFYFIVVIRFVYYRHRIFQSPWLAAAILSWPIFMLDEWMRLWQLTQLAPLYGLSDVFAVLLMSCSYRMVKPMLLAYPSKRSRLWVPFWVMAVLQLTILLIPTEDKLLWLEASPSGEPLMLWPAYLASLTTGFCVLLIGILIIEHIQMYHRHLPEQAVDVQEFRVPRLASVMANTVVVAFASILLVTAATFGFFAVPFWESLHHTALGVSLLVVLFSLTFPRVTSPSPLDYERLDEGAVKPAEVRAVIGQAKRTMIDGKNYKKLGLTLKDFSDEAGVDPTTLAIALHLELKKNFRGFVYQYRLDYAKNVLLRSDAKIAKVAKRLGLNSEKFLGDVLVKYLRNSQEPH; via the coding sequence GTGAAAGCAGATATGGTGTATGACTACGCCCTTTATGCGGCGCTGTTCTTCTATTTTATTGTGGTAATAAGATTTGTGTATTATCGCCACCGTATATTTCAGAGCCCTTGGCTAGCTGCGGCTATTCTGAGCTGGCCCATTTTCATGCTAGATGAATGGATGCGGTTGTGGCAGTTAACCCAACTGGCGCCCCTTTATGGGCTGTCAGACGTCTTTGCGGTGCTATTAATGAGCTGTAGCTATAGAATGGTAAAGCCCATGCTTTTGGCTTATCCGTCTAAACGTTCTCGATTGTGGGTGCCTTTTTGGGTAATGGCCGTGCTGCAACTAACTATTTTGCTTATTCCCACTGAAGACAAGCTATTGTGGTTAGAAGCCTCCCCAAGTGGCGAGCCATTAATGTTATGGCCAGCTTACTTAGCTTCGTTAACTACAGGGTTCTGCGTGTTGCTCATTGGTATTCTCATCATTGAACACATTCAAATGTATCATAGGCATTTACCCGAACAGGCGGTTGACGTTCAAGAGTTTCGCGTACCAAGACTTGCCAGCGTCATGGCAAATACGGTTGTTGTGGCGTTTGCCAGTATTTTGCTGGTGACTGCTGCCACCTTTGGCTTTTTTGCAGTGCCTTTTTGGGAAAGCCTACATCATACGGCCCTTGGCGTTTCTCTGCTCGTGGTGCTATTCAGCCTTACTTTTCCTAGGGTAACGTCACCGTCGCCTTTAGATTACGAGCGGCTGGATGAAGGTGCAGTAAAGCCAGCCGAAGTGCGAGCGGTCATTGGTCAAGCTAAGCGCACCATGATTGATGGTAAAAACTACAAGAAGCTGGGGCTAACATTGAAAGACTTTAGCGATGAGGCAGGAGTCGATCCCACCACCTTGGCGATTGCCTTGCACTTAGAGCTTAAGAAAAACTTTCGCGGTTTTGTGTACCAGTACCGGCTGGACTACGCCAAAAATGTACTGCTGCGAAGTGATGCCAAAATAGCAAAAGTGGCGAAACGCTTAGGTCTTAATTCTGAAAAGTTTTTAGGCGATGTGTTAGTGAAATACCTGCGCAATAGCCAAGAACCACACTAG
- the rppH gene encoding RNA pyrophosphohydrolase: MIDADGFRANVGIVICNKMGQIFWARRYGQHSWQFPQGGIDEGESAEQAMYRELHEEVGLTPKDVTILSVTRNWLRYKLPKRLIRQGSNPVCIGQKQKWFLLQLDCNERDVNVLKTGHPEFDDWRWVSYWYPIRNVVSFKRDVYRRVMKEFSPVVMAAQQRPQQRHNTSSQKRGKKRRRG; this comes from the coding sequence GTGATAGATGCCGATGGATTCCGTGCGAATGTGGGCATAGTGATTTGCAACAAAATGGGTCAAATATTTTGGGCAAGGCGTTATGGTCAACATTCATGGCAGTTCCCTCAAGGCGGAATTGATGAAGGGGAATCTGCCGAACAAGCTATGTACCGCGAGCTGCACGAAGAAGTGGGACTGACGCCGAAAGATGTCACCATTTTAAGTGTTACACGTAACTGGCTTAGATATAAGCTTCCTAAGCGATTAATTCGTCAGGGAAGTAATCCGGTCTGTATAGGCCAAAAACAAAAGTGGTTCCTGCTGCAGCTTGACTGTAATGAGCGGGACGTGAATGTATTGAAAACAGGGCACCCAGAATTTGATGATTGGCGTTGGGTGAGCTATTGGTATCCAATTAGAAATGTCGTGTCGTTCAAGCGAGACGTCTACCGTCGGGTTATGAAGGAGTTTTCCCCTGTTGTAATGGCTGCTCAACAGCGTCCACAACAGCGCCATAATACGTCGTCGCAAAAGCGCGGTAAAAAGCGTAGACGAGGCTAG
- a CDS encoding sulfite exporter TauE/SafE family protein: MEPLTIIFVSCLALGVVVGLLAGMLGIGGGLIIVPVLSYLLIHFAGMTVETVMPVAIATSLSTIIFTGMSSAFAHYRLGNIHKPTVLYTGFGIAIGAILGAQIASHISGALLKDIFAVLVIIIAAQMIFGKQKTSDSEASPWVLSCVGSGTGLISALMGVGGGALLVPALVWFRINIRLAIGCAAFSGLLIAVFGTASFVAAGWQQAGMPQWSLGYVYLPATAGIVTTSIFTAGIGAKLGQRVNTRVLKAMLACLLVLVSIKMFVGIN, from the coding sequence ATGGAACCGTTAACCATCATTTTTGTAAGCTGCTTGGCCCTCGGCGTGGTCGTGGGGCTATTAGCAGGTATGTTAGGTATAGGTGGTGGTCTTATCATCGTTCCTGTACTCTCCTACTTACTGATTCACTTTGCTGGTATGACCGTTGAGACTGTGATGCCGGTGGCCATAGCTACCTCACTTTCTACCATCATTTTTACGGGCATGTCGTCTGCGTTCGCACACTATCGCTTAGGTAATATCCATAAACCAACGGTGCTTTATACTGGGTTTGGTATAGCAATAGGTGCTATCTTAGGGGCGCAAATTGCCAGTCATATTTCCGGTGCGCTATTAAAAGACATCTTTGCGGTTTTGGTTATTATTATTGCCGCACAAATGATATTTGGTAAGCAGAAAACATCAGACAGCGAAGCATCGCCATGGGTGCTAAGTTGCGTGGGTAGCGGCACAGGTTTAATTAGCGCACTGATGGGTGTTGGTGGTGGCGCCTTGTTAGTACCAGCTTTAGTGTGGTTCAGAATTAACATAAGATTGGCGATTGGCTGCGCGGCATTTAGTGGCTTGCTAATCGCAGTATTTGGCACCGCTAGTTTTGTTGCTGCGGGCTGGCAGCAAGCAGGTATGCCACAGTGGAGTTTAGGTTACGTATATTTGCCCGCCACAGCAGGTATTGTCACCACATCAATATTTACCGCAGGTATCGGCGCTAAGCTGGGCCAGCGGGTAAATACTCGAGTTTTAAAAGCAATGCTAGCGTGTTTGTTAGTGTTGGTAAGTATCAAAATGTTTGTAGGAATTAATTAA
- a CDS encoding TIGR04211 family SH3 domain-containing protein, protein MIRKWLAVALFACSCQALALQESDTLEASSSHYIRDDLFIFLHTGPGRNYRILGSVEAGTPITVLDRDADAEFTQVTDDEGRKGWVESKYVTTEMSQAEKLPMLSEQLAQSQTSLQTTQRENANLRQQLNDARQQITQLTTDTEQQSNDIKRLSAQVESADRDELVTWFTRGGMVAGIGILLGVLITYMPKKRNRSKEWM, encoded by the coding sequence ATGATTCGAAAGTGGTTAGCAGTTGCCCTTTTTGCATGCTCTTGCCAAGCGCTGGCTCTTCAAGAGAGCGATACGCTAGAAGCGTCGTCGTCGCACTATATTCGCGATGATTTATTTATTTTTTTACATACGGGCCCAGGCCGGAACTACCGTATTCTAGGGTCTGTAGAGGCCGGCACACCAATTACGGTGCTAGACCGTGATGCAGATGCAGAATTCACGCAAGTGACCGATGATGAAGGTCGTAAGGGGTGGGTTGAATCAAAGTATGTGACGACAGAAATGTCACAAGCTGAGAAGCTTCCTATGCTAAGTGAGCAGTTAGCACAAAGCCAAACCAGCTTACAAACTACTCAGCGCGAGAATGCGAACCTGCGTCAGCAGCTGAATGATGCGCGCCAGCAAATTACCCAACTCACAACAGATACTGAACAGCAAAGCAACGATATTAAACGCTTGAGTGCTCAGGTAGAAAGTGCCGATAGAGATGAATTGGTCACTTGGTTCACCCGTGGCGGTATGGTAGCTGGGATCGGTATTTTATTAGGTGTTTTGATTACCTATATGCCGAAAAAGCGTAACCGCAGTAAAGAGTGGATGTAA
- a CDS encoding inorganic triphosphatase, translated as MSEIELKFVTRDGAHQAFKDRVLPLFEKNNITLISHTELRLENDYYDTVNHDFQESKMGFRVRGNNGSYEQTLKTNGKVSGGLHQRAEYNIDLDAPEPDLTLFDTSVWPSSWNIPSMNSKLEKQFSTHFTRHAYIVEVEKSRVEVVLDCGEAATDKASSPINEIELELQSGDLDSLFILATHINSCMDVRLSDVSKAAQGYQLLHGFNAKVKPLPDFLPLNPKSSTEEAFSSALQLALAHWQHHEYVFIESGSIKTLAEVAKSVRLLLQSVSLYLPVLQCPEMLALHKKLIAYAQQWAWQDDLQSLRYLLSKKSLFHKTLSKHPAIVSYLQGRKAGLLHAHDPASLFFDSMATDIKLKAIDLINAKPWRREATGYDLLVLDHAKGWLSQGWQTVQQSMPANKTMGPANYTLVEVVLRQTLWSGFLLGDLFLEERGNFRAPWLDLLTGIEELNALLMLRQAVQDSELETQDELSKWTSSKLTVLVKVMERTRAVALERDIYW; from the coding sequence ATGTCTGAAATTGAACTAAAATTTGTTACTCGAGATGGTGCGCATCAAGCATTCAAAGACCGCGTACTTCCTCTTTTTGAAAAAAATAATATTACCCTAATTTCCCACACCGAACTTCGGCTTGAAAACGATTACTACGATACGGTAAATCACGATTTTCAAGAAAGTAAGATGGGTTTTCGTGTGCGCGGCAATAATGGCAGCTACGAGCAAACCTTAAAAACCAATGGGAAAGTCAGTGGTGGGTTACATCAACGTGCAGAATACAACATTGACCTTGATGCACCTGAACCCGACTTAACCCTGTTTGATACTTCAGTGTGGCCTTCTAGCTGGAATATTCCCAGCATGAACAGCAAATTGGAAAAGCAATTTAGTACCCACTTTACTCGCCATGCTTATATTGTAGAGGTAGAGAAGAGTCGCGTAGAGGTAGTGCTTGATTGCGGTGAGGCGGCTACCGATAAAGCCAGCTCGCCCATTAATGAAATTGAGCTAGAATTGCAAAGTGGAGACCTAGACAGCCTCTTTATATTGGCAACGCACATAAATAGTTGTATGGATGTCAGGCTAAGCGACGTGTCTAAAGCGGCGCAAGGGTATCAGCTACTGCATGGCTTTAACGCCAAAGTAAAACCCTTGCCAGACTTTTTGCCGCTAAATCCAAAATCGTCTACCGAAGAAGCCTTTTCAAGCGCACTTCAATTGGCTTTAGCCCATTGGCAGCACCATGAGTATGTATTTATTGAAAGTGGCTCTATTAAAACCTTAGCTGAAGTGGCCAAGAGCGTGCGCTTGCTGTTACAAAGTGTGTCTTTGTATTTACCTGTTTTACAGTGCCCAGAAATGCTTGCGTTGCATAAAAAGCTTATTGCTTACGCACAGCAATGGGCCTGGCAAGATGACTTGCAAAGCTTACGGTATTTATTGTCTAAAAAGAGCCTGTTCCACAAAACCTTAAGCAAACACCCGGCTATTGTCAGTTATTTGCAGGGACGTAAAGCAGGGCTGCTGCATGCACATGACCCAGCCAGTTTATTTTTCGACAGCATGGCTACCGATATTAAGCTGAAAGCTATCGACTTAATTAACGCAAAACCATGGCGTAGAGAAGCTACAGGGTACGATTTGCTGGTATTAGATCATGCCAAAGGGTGGTTATCTCAGGGGTGGCAAACGGTGCAGCAAAGTATGCCAGCCAATAAAACCATGGGCCCCGCCAACTATACGTTGGTAGAAGTTGTGCTTCGACAAACCTTGTGGAGCGGTTTTTTACTTGGGGATTTGTTTTTAGAAGAGCGGGGTAACTTCAGAGCACCTTGGTTAGATTTGTTAACCGGCATAGAGGAGCTTAATGCGTTACTTATGCTTCGCCAAGCGGTACAAGACTCCGAATTAGAGACACAAGATGAACTTAGTAAGTGGACAAGCAGTAAGCTGACCGTGCTCGTGAAAGTCATGGAGCGAACCCGCGCTGTGGCGTTAGAACGAGATATTTACTGGTAA
- a CDS encoding sensor histidine kinase, whose product MVKGLHLSLRRYVLWTLLAVGCVLITSFSLLSSERFFQGMDGMLRHTMVRFATTMDISEDAPENTLNFYISARLDQQPDEILKSFADKELKPYQLEKVIEREWFLARPHAARFLMMVPLENGDVRYVSQLFTGPKPSGGKPAWLSHEVMSMAIGLAALGIFAAILLLIMRSVTKPVETLQQWAAGLDEKQLDAPIPTFRYQELNVLASLIHSSLQSVRQTLERERTFVNHASHELRTPIAVIRSSTELLQRVLSKEQQQAHMLTTNSKRVNALARIDNASKTMTDLTETLLWLARDNDQALPYHNVDVSEMVRQLCDDLGYLLKGKSVEVELIVPSTEMYLPDTASRIIIGNVIRNAFQHTDCGVVKINLQGNTLTVENHEQEGGVDNADDAMLQKPELDDTGYGLGLKLITKLTEKLEWQFEAGAVPSGYQVKLELHEPNDLDT is encoded by the coding sequence ATGGTTAAAGGCTTGCATTTAAGCTTGCGGCGTTATGTGTTGTGGACACTGCTTGCTGTGGGTTGCGTATTGATAACCTCATTTTCTTTACTCTCTTCAGAGCGTTTCTTTCAAGGTATGGACGGTATGTTACGGCACACTATGGTGCGTTTCGCGACGACTATGGACATATCGGAAGACGCACCCGAAAACACGTTGAATTTCTACATTAGTGCACGATTAGACCAGCAACCAGATGAAATTCTCAAGTCGTTTGCAGATAAAGAGCTCAAACCCTATCAGTTGGAAAAAGTCATCGAGAGAGAATGGTTTCTTGCTCGCCCCCATGCTGCAAGGTTCTTGATGATGGTGCCGTTAGAAAATGGAGACGTACGTTACGTGTCACAGTTATTTACGGGGCCAAAGCCTAGTGGTGGGAAGCCAGCGTGGCTTAGTCATGAAGTGATGAGTATGGCGATAGGATTAGCGGCTCTAGGCATCTTTGCCGCCATCTTGCTATTGATTATGCGCAGTGTAACCAAGCCCGTTGAGACACTTCAACAGTGGGCTGCGGGGCTGGATGAAAAGCAACTTGATGCGCCTATTCCAACATTTAGGTATCAAGAACTTAATGTACTCGCTTCTCTCATTCACAGCAGTTTGCAAAGTGTTAGGCAAACGCTGGAGCGAGAGCGCACCTTTGTGAATCATGCTAGCCATGAACTACGCACCCCTATTGCAGTGATACGTAGCAGCACCGAACTATTGCAACGGGTGTTATCAAAAGAACAGCAACAAGCGCATATGCTGACTACCAACAGTAAAAGGGTAAACGCTTTAGCGCGTATTGATAATGCGTCGAAAACCATGACGGACTTAACTGAAACCTTGCTTTGGCTTGCCCGCGATAACGACCAAGCTTTGCCTTATCATAATGTTGATGTGTCAGAAATGGTGCGACAGCTCTGTGACGACCTTGGTTATTTACTAAAAGGAAAATCGGTGGAGGTTGAGTTAATCGTACCGAGTACCGAAATGTACCTTCCTGATACGGCCAGTAGAATAATTATCGGTAATGTTATTCGTAATGCCTTTCAGCATACCGACTGCGGTGTGGTGAAAATTAATTTACAGGGCAATACATTAACGGTAGAAAATCATGAGCAAGAGGGCGGTGTAGACAATGCTGATGATGCTATGCTTCAAAAGCCAGAGCTAGACGATACCGGTTACGGCTTAGGCCTTAAATTAATAACTAAGCTAACAGAGAAGCTGGAATGGCAATTTGAAGCGGGGGCTGTGCCTAGTGGATATCAGGTTAAACTTGAACTCCATGAACCGAATGATTTAGATACTTAA
- the mutH gene encoding DNA mismatch repair endonuclease MutH: protein MRPPESPPENSTTLLARCDAIAGLTLGELAHMADVAIPENLQRHKGWPGMLIERWLGASAGSKPQQDFPELGIELKTIPIDANFMPLETTYVCYAPLLMQPGLTWETSSVRNKIQQVLWLPIEGDRRIPLAQRRVASAFYWQPSALEDAMLKQDWEELTEQILTGHVESITSRQGEALHLRPKAASGKVLTDALGPQGERIKTRPRGFYLRKTFTQQVLYNAFS, encoded by the coding sequence ATGCGTCCACCCGAGTCTCCACCTGAAAATTCAACCACGTTATTAGCGCGCTGTGACGCCATTGCGGGCTTAACCTTGGGAGAATTAGCCCATATGGCTGACGTTGCCATACCAGAAAACTTACAGCGTCATAAAGGTTGGCCAGGCATGTTAATTGAACGTTGGCTAGGGGCCAGTGCCGGCTCTAAACCTCAGCAAGACTTCCCAGAGCTGGGTATTGAACTTAAAACTATTCCCATCGATGCCAATTTTATGCCTCTTGAAACCACCTATGTTTGCTACGCCCCCTTATTGATGCAGCCAGGGTTAACGTGGGAAACAAGCAGTGTACGCAATAAAATTCAACAAGTGCTGTGGTTACCTATTGAGGGAGACAGGCGCATACCATTGGCGCAGCGCAGAGTCGCCAGTGCGTTTTATTGGCAGCCGAGTGCACTAGAAGATGCGATGTTAAAACAAGACTGGGAAGAGCTTACAGAGCAAATACTGACGGGGCATGTAGAATCAATCACTTCTCGACAAGGCGAGGCGTTGCACCTTCGCCCTAAGGCTGCTAGCGGCAAAGTATTAACTGATGCTTTAGGTCCGCAAGGCGAGCGAATTAAAACTCGCCCTCGTGGGTTCTACTTGCGTAAAACCTTTACCCAGCAGGTGCTTTATAATGCGTTTAGCTAG
- a CDS encoding response regulator transcription factor: protein MIRVLLVEDDIGLAGNVLDYLELEDMQCDHASNGVAALQLIDQHQYDVLVLDINLPRLDGFSVCERMRNDGNDIPVIMLTARDQLEDKLTGFQKGADDYLIKPFAMAELVARVTALSGRRSAQVNQLVMGNVTLKINGQEAQAGSNNIKLSPITYALLKKLMQAKGDVVSRERLIEAAWKDSVPESNVLKVHMHHLRKGLEQAKASISVLSKPNSGFYLAEDVDHG from the coding sequence ATGATTCGGGTATTGTTAGTGGAGGATGATATTGGGTTGGCCGGTAACGTCCTTGACTACTTAGAGTTAGAAGATATGCAGTGCGATCATGCCAGCAATGGCGTGGCTGCGTTGCAACTTATTGATCAGCATCAGTACGATGTATTAGTGCTTGATATCAACTTGCCTCGACTAGACGGATTCAGCGTCTGTGAGCGTATGCGAAACGATGGAAACGATATCCCGGTTATAATGCTTACTGCGCGGGATCAGCTTGAAGACAAGCTCACCGGCTTTCAAAAAGGAGCCGACGATTATTTGATAAAGCCATTTGCGATGGCTGAATTAGTCGCGCGAGTTACTGCTTTATCAGGGCGTCGCTCAGCACAAGTGAATCAGCTAGTCATGGGTAATGTAACCTTAAAAATTAATGGTCAAGAAGCGCAAGCAGGTAGTAATAACATCAAACTCAGCCCTATTACCTATGCACTGCTTAAAAAGCTAATGCAGGCAAAGGGCGATGTGGTGAGTCGCGAGCGCCTTATTGAAGCCGCTTGGAAAGACAGTGTGCCAGAAAGTAATGTGCTTAAAGTGCATATGCATCATTTGCGTAAAGGCTTAGAGCAAGCTAAAGCCTCTATTTCAGTATTAAGTAAGCCGAATAGCGGCTTTTATCTAGCCGAGGATGTAGACCATGGTTAA